One genomic window of Vicinamibacteria bacterium includes the following:
- a CDS encoding bifunctional sulfate adenylyltransferase/adenylylsulfate kinase, with amino-acid sequence MPDHLIEPHGGELINLRADEKRRTELRTASRDWLGWDLTPRQLCDLELLVSGGFSPLQGFMGRKDYEAVRDRMRLCSGKLWPIPIVLDLPESVAREVRPGSPLALRDPEGVMLAALHVEESWQPDREAEAQAVYGTTNRDHPGVAHLLDQTHSFYVGGRVEGVEMPHHYDFCALRLTPADLRAEFLRLGWRRVVAFQTRNPMHRAHFELTLRATREVGANLLIHPSVGLTKPGDLDHYIRVRCYQALLPHYPYNAVKLSLLPLAMRMAGPREALWHAIIRKNHGCTHLIVGRDHAGPGSDSSGRPFYGPYAAQELLREHEKELGVGMVPFRVLEYVADLDAYVPQDEIGSRPSLSISGTELRRRLNEGAEIPRWFTFPGVAAELRRTHPPRRQQGFCVFFTGLSGAGKSTIANVLRVKLLEMGGRPVTLLDGDVVRKHLSSELGFSKAHRDLNILRIGFVASEITKNGGIAICAPIAPYDSVRKQVREMIQPVGGFVLVHVATAIEVCEGRDRKGMYAKARAGIIKEFTGVSDPYEAPADADLVIDTASVDPGEAAQEILLCLERQGFIASLEPEGATS; translated from the coding sequence TTGCCAGATCACCTGATCGAGCCGCATGGCGGCGAGTTGATCAATCTGCGGGCAGACGAGAAGCGTCGAACGGAGCTCAGGACGGCTTCCCGAGATTGGCTGGGCTGGGACCTCACCCCGAGGCAGCTGTGCGATCTGGAGCTGCTGGTGAGCGGAGGTTTCTCTCCGCTCCAAGGATTCATGGGGCGGAAGGACTACGAGGCGGTACGGGACCGGATGCGCCTCTGCAGTGGCAAACTCTGGCCCATCCCCATCGTGCTCGACCTGCCGGAGAGCGTTGCCCGGGAGGTGCGCCCGGGCTCCCCCCTGGCCCTGCGAGACCCGGAAGGGGTGATGCTCGCGGCTCTCCACGTCGAGGAAAGCTGGCAACCGGACCGAGAGGCGGAAGCCCAAGCGGTTTACGGCACGACGAACCGTGATCATCCCGGGGTAGCACACTTGCTGGACCAGACCCACTCCTTCTACGTGGGGGGGCGAGTCGAAGGCGTGGAAATGCCCCATCACTACGACTTTTGCGCCCTGCGCCTGACGCCTGCGGATCTGAGGGCGGAGTTCCTGCGGCTGGGATGGCGGCGGGTCGTCGCGTTCCAAACGCGGAACCCCATGCACCGCGCGCACTTCGAGTTGACCCTGCGGGCCACGCGCGAAGTCGGGGCCAACCTCCTCATCCATCCCTCCGTTGGCCTGACCAAGCCCGGTGACCTCGACCACTACATCCGGGTGCGTTGCTATCAGGCGCTCCTGCCGCACTACCCCTACAATGCGGTCAAGCTCTCTCTCCTGCCGCTCGCCATGCGGATGGCGGGCCCGCGCGAAGCCCTCTGGCACGCCATCATCCGCAAGAACCACGGCTGCACGCACCTGATCGTCGGGCGCGACCACGCCGGGCCCGGCTCCGATTCGAGCGGGCGCCCCTTCTACGGGCCCTACGCGGCTCAGGAGCTGCTGAGGGAGCACGAAAAGGAGTTGGGCGTGGGCATGGTCCCTTTTCGGGTGCTGGAGTACGTGGCGGATCTGGATGCCTACGTCCCCCAAGATGAGATCGGGAGCCGACCGTCCTTGAGCATTTCGGGGACGGAGCTGCGTCGGCGGCTCAACGAGGGAGCGGAGATCCCCCGGTGGTTTACATTCCCGGGAGTCGCAGCCGAGCTACGCCGAACGCATCCGCCCCGGCGTCAGCAGGGCTTCTGCGTATTCTTCACCGGGCTGTCCGGAGCGGGTAAGTCCACCATCGCCAACGTGCTGCGGGTGAAGCTCCTCGAGATGGGAGGCCGGCCCGTCACCCTGCTCGACGGCGACGTCGTGCGGAAACACCTGTCCTCGGAGCTCGGATTCTCAAAGGCCCATCGCGACTTGAACATCCTGCGCATCGGGTTCGTGGCCTCGGAGATTACGAAGAACGGTGGCATCGCCATCTGTGCGCCCATCGCTCCCTACGACTCGGTGCGGAAGCAGGTGCGAGAGATGATCCAGCCGGTGGGCGGCTTCGTGCTCGTGCATGTCGCCACCGCCATAGAGGTGTGCGAAGGGCGAGACCGAAAGGGCATGTATGCCAAGGCGCGAGCCGGCATCATCAAGGAGTTCACGGGGGTCTCGGATCCCTACGAAGCCCCCGCCGACGCTGACCTCGTGATCGACACCGCGAGCGTCGATCCCGGGGAGGCGGCACAAGAGATCCTGCTCTGCTTGGAGCGCCAGGGATTTATCGCCTCCCTTGAGCCCGAAGGGGCAACCTCGTGA
- a CDS encoding sulfotransferase — protein sequence MIPTFFIVGAPRCGTSSLYLYLDAHPQIFMSKPKEPHHFGSDLDLRPRPYADREAYLKLFDGAGKVSHAGEASVLYLYSRTAPEEILALNPAARIIIMLRDPVEMICSLHLHNLLLNYEDIGDLEQALEAESDRREGRRIPPTCIPPLSLQYTTVAKYADHVVRYQEAFGRDRVLCVLFDDLCAEPESIYEQALSFLGLEGSGRPEFKAHNQGLSWRSQRAAQVLLPAYSRCYGLASKLPTKLLRLSALGMVGTLFYLPLKLNLRPAPTPPLGIERRRVLREGFREDVERLADLLGRDLSKWLRPEG from the coding sequence GTGATTCCCACCTTCTTCATCGTAGGTGCTCCGCGGTGCGGCACGAGTTCGCTCTATCTCTACCTAGATGCACACCCCCAGATCTTCATGTCCAAGCCGAAGGAGCCGCACCACTTCGGGTCCGACCTGGACCTGCGGCCGAGGCCGTACGCGGACCGCGAAGCCTATCTGAAGCTGTTCGATGGCGCGGGCAAGGTCTCTCACGCGGGAGAGGCCTCCGTCCTCTACTTGTACTCCCGGACTGCTCCCGAAGAGATCCTCGCTCTAAATCCGGCGGCAAGGATCATCATCATGCTCCGGGATCCCGTGGAAATGATCTGCTCCCTCCATCTGCACAATCTACTCCTCAACTACGAGGACATCGGGGACCTGGAGCAGGCGCTGGAAGCGGAATCAGACCGGCGGGAGGGCCGACGGATTCCCCCCACCTGCATCCCGCCCCTGTCTCTCCAGTACACGACGGTGGCGAAGTACGCGGACCACGTCGTACGTTACCAAGAGGCCTTCGGGCGAGATCGCGTCCTCTGCGTGCTCTTCGATGATCTTTGCGCGGAACCGGAAAGCATCTACGAGCAGGCCCTGTCCTTCCTCGGACTGGAGGGGAGCGGGCGGCCCGAGTTCAAGGCTCACAATCAGGGGCTGAGCTGGCGGAGCCAGCGGGCAGCCCAAGTGCTGCTGCCCGCCTACTCTCGCTGTTACGGGCTCGCGAGCAAATTGCCGACGAAGCTCCTCCGCTTGTCGGCGCTCGGGATGGTCGGTACGCTCTTCTACCTGCCCTTAAAGCTGAACCTCAGGCCGGCCCCGACTCCACCCCTGGGCATCGAACGGCGGAGAGTGCTGCGGGAGGGGTTCCGCGAGGATGTCGAGCGGCTGGCGGACCTCCTGGGCCGCGACCTGTCGAAATGGTTGCGCCCAGAGGGCTAA
- a CDS encoding DUF1579 family protein, giving the protein MRLPTPGTTGVLALVLATGAGPPPALAGGPPERTPPAAVASPEPRLEDEISRHIAVSRPGPEHRWLEPLEGSWTVTVSWQSAGRAPTRLTGTSENHWILGGRFLHCEAALGEELSQIEQATIYGFDSQQQKFFALGLNNLGTHYLQPWGTYDPATRSFILSGKERDEVTGAILVYRELLKVESPDRHVLTVYFDLPGRGPVKVIEATYARR; this is encoded by the coding sequence ATGAGACTGCCGACGCCCGGCACTACCGGAGTCCTCGCCCTCGTCCTCGCCACGGGAGCGGGTCCCCCTCCGGCGCTGGCAGGAGGCCCCCCCGAGCGGACCCCCCCCGCCGCCGTCGCCTCCCCCGAGCCCCGGCTGGAGGATGAGATCAGCCGCCACATCGCAGTCAGCCGCCCCGGCCCCGAGCACCGCTGGCTCGAACCACTCGAAGGGAGCTGGACCGTAACCGTCTCGTGGCAGAGCGCGGGCCGTGCGCCCACCCGTTTGACCGGAACGAGCGAGAACCACTGGATCCTCGGAGGGCGCTTCCTGCATTGCGAGGCGGCCCTCGGCGAGGAGCTTTCGCAGATCGAGCAGGCGACCATCTATGGGTTCGACAGCCAGCAGCAGAAGTTCTTCGCTCTCGGCCTGAACAATCTCGGGACCCATTACTTACAGCCCTGGGGAACTTATGACCCCGCGACCCGCTCGTTCATCCTGAGCGGTAAAGAGCGAGACGAGGTGACGGGAGCGATCCTCGTCTATCGCGAGCTACTGAAAGTCGAGAGCCCCGATCGTCACGTCCTCACGGTGTACTTCGACCTCCCGGGTCGGGGGCCCGTGAAGGTGATCGAGGCGACCTACGCACGCCGCTGA
- a CDS encoding SRPBCC family protein, translating into MRRIVAVVVGLPALALVALFLAGQRPGAGRNMERVAIVKPPSEVFRHLEEEELLKKWTRLAEIKRLTEGGLRRGTRWRMVAEARGQRTQVEGEVTAVERGQYLALLLKSLPGAPIGFTQTVEYRLEGRDGGTRLTVTADTHYEGLLPRLFEPLITRAAQTQMEQNLERLRQQVETQSAALPGPPERRSPRE; encoded by the coding sequence GTGCGGCGCATCGTAGCCGTGGTAGTCGGCTTGCCGGCTTTGGCCCTAGTTGCGCTTTTCCTGGCTGGCCAGCGCCCCGGGGCTGGGCGCAACATGGAGCGGGTGGCGATCGTCAAGCCTCCGAGCGAGGTCTTTCGCCACTTGGAGGAGGAAGAGCTCCTCAAGAAATGGACCCGTCTTGCCGAAATAAAGCGGCTTACGGAGGGCGGGCTCCGGCGAGGTACGCGGTGGCGCATGGTGGCGGAAGCCCGCGGTCAGCGTACGCAGGTCGAGGGAGAGGTCACGGCGGTGGAGAGGGGCCAATACCTCGCGCTCCTCCTCAAGAGCCTGCCGGGGGCGCCCATTGGATTCACCCAGACCGTGGAGTATCGGCTGGAGGGGCGGGACGGTGGCACCCGTCTCACCGTAACCGCCGACACCCACTACGAAGGCCTCCTCCCGAGGCTCTTCGAGCCCCTCATTACCCGGGCCGCTCAGACTCAGATGGAGCAGAACCTTGAGCGGCTCCGCCAGCAGGTAGAGACCCAATCGGCCGCGCTCCCCGGACCCCCGGAACGTCGCTCTCCCCGCGAATAA
- a CDS encoding alpha/beta fold hydrolase gives MRLFCFPYAGGAASAYRGWAEALPSAVEVCPVQLPGRGSRFLEPPLRRVGDLVPAIADGLRPLLDMPFALFGHSMGALVAFELARELRRRALAGPVLLAVSGHHAPHWPDPEPPFAHLPDPEFLAEVCNRYDGIPPEVLAEKELLDLMLPVLRADIQALESYAYAADTPLDCAFSCFGGEDDPHVSRAELEAWRDQTRGTCTVRTFPGRHFFIETSRGAVLQALRQGLEARTTAGRELP, from the coding sequence ATGCGTCTCTTCTGTTTTCCTTACGCAGGCGGGGCCGCCTCCGCCTACCGAGGCTGGGCGGAGGCGCTGCCCTCTGCGGTCGAGGTGTGCCCGGTCCAGCTCCCCGGCCGCGGCTCTCGCTTTCTGGAGCCCCCTTTGCGTCGGGTCGGTGACCTCGTGCCCGCGATCGCCGATGGGCTCCGTCCCCTGCTGGACATGCCCTTCGCCCTTTTCGGGCACAGCATGGGCGCGCTCGTTGCGTTCGAGCTGGCGCGCGAGTTGCGGCGCCGAGCCCTGGCAGGCCCCGTCCTGCTCGCCGTATCAGGCCACCACGCTCCTCACTGGCCGGACCCGGAGCCCCCGTTCGCCCACCTGCCCGACCCCGAGTTCCTGGCCGAGGTCTGCAACCGCTACGACGGAATCCCGCCCGAGGTTCTTGCCGAGAAGGAGTTGCTGGACCTCATGCTTCCCGTGCTCCGGGCCGACATCCAGGCCCTCGAGAGTTATGCCTACGCCGCGGACACGCCCCTCGACTGCGCGTTCTCCTGCTTCGGCGGAGAGGACGATCCGCACGTCTCGCGGGCAGAGCTCGAGGCCTGGCGGGATCAGACGCGCGGGACCTGTACGGTACGCACGTTCCCCGGGCGCCATTTCTTCATTGAAACCTCCAGGGGTGCGGTCTTGCAGGCGCTCCGCCAGGGCTTGGAAGCGCGAACGACGGCAGGGCGGGAGCTCCCGTGA